DNA from Corallococcus soli:
CTATGCATCTGCCCCGGAGTCGCACAGGCTCGGACTGGGAGCAGCCAGGCACCATTCACTGGAGGACACGCGCCGCGGGCCGCCGCCTGGCGGGCCGCTTCCGGAGGAGGAGCGCGCCGCTAGCGGGCCGCCGCGCGTTCGGCCTTGCGGTGCGCCAGGGTGCGGGAGAAGAGCCAGAGGCTCAGGGCGAGCACCGCCAGGCCCACGCCGGTGAAGGCCCCGCCCACGCGCAGCGACGCCCTCCGGTCGTCCCGGAACACCATGAGGCTGTCCGTGCGGGGGCCCGCCAGGTAGCGCTGGACGGTGTCCGCGAAGGCGGTGGCCTCCGCCTCGTCCTGCGTCCATTGGAAGGCGAGCGGCTGGTTGCCGGACGTCGTCTCCAACTGGGGCCGGAAGATGGGCGCCGCGCCGCTGCGCCGGCTGCGGCTGCGCTCCACCCCCACGCGGAGGATGTCCCCGGGCGCGTAGCGGCCGACCTCCTCCTCGCCCAGCCAACTGGAACGGGTGAGGACGCAGGGCGCCCGGGGTTCGCACCGCAGGTCCATGCGGGCCATCTGGCGGAGGAAGAACACCCCCAGCACCAGGAAGGGCAGGGCGAGCAGCAGGAAGGCCGTGGCACCGATGGCGGTGGCGCGACTGCGACGGTAGGGGAGCGCACGCACGGCATGCGTCTATAGACCCGTGGGTCGCCGGGGGGCAGTGCTTTCGCGCGCCCGCAAGTGTCGTCCTCCGGGCAGGCAGGCGGCGGGGGGTGTTCAGCGCCGGGGCCCTCCGGGACGCGTGGCGCGGAAGGCCGGGACGGGGCAATGGCACTTGCGACATGGGTCGGGGGTCCGCACCCCTTGTCCTGGGACGTCGCACCCTTGTCCCGGAGGAGTCAGCCGCCCATGAAGGCCGTGGCCATCACGTTCCCCTCGCGCGAGGTGCGCGTCGTCGACATCCCGGAGCCGCGCCTGCACTCGCCCACCGAGGTGAAGGTGCGCACGTTGGAGGTGGGTGTCTGCGGCACGGACCAGGACATCCTGAAGGGCCACCACGGCGCGGCGCCGAAGGGCGAGGACCACCTCATCCCGGGCCACGAGTGCGTGGGCGAGGTGGTGGAGGTGGGCGCGCACGTCCAGGGCCTGAAGGCCGGGGACCTGGTGGTGCCGCGCGTGCGCCGGCCGTGTCCGCACACGCGCTGCCCGGCGTGCCGCCATGGCCACCCGGACTTCTGCGTGACGGGCGACTACACGGAGCGCGGCATCCAGGGCGCGCACGGCTTCTGCGCGGAGTTCTTCGTGGAGGACGCGGCGTACCTGCACCGCGTGGACGACGCGCTGCGCGGCGTGGCGGTGCTCACCGAGCCGCTCACCATCGCGGAGAAGGGCCTGCGCGAGGTGGCGCACATCCAGACGCGGCTGCCGTGGAAGACGTCCCCGGGCAAGGCGCTGGTGCTGGGCGCGGGGCCGGTGGCGCAGCTGGGCGCGATGCTGCTGATGCGCGCGGGCTATGAGACGACGGCGTATTCGCGCAGCCCCAAGCCCAACGAGAAGGCCGCCGCGACGGAGGCCATGGGCGTTCCATACGTGTCCTCCAAGGAGGTCACGGTGGAGGATTTGAAGAAGCGGTTGGGTGGCGGCGTGGACGTCATCTACGAGGCGACGGGGGCGTCCAAGGTGGCCTTCGATTCGCTCAAGGTGCTGGAGGAGAACGGCGTGCTCATCTTCACCGGGGTGCCCGGGCGCGAGGAGCCGCTGGAACTGCACGGCGACGAGGTGCTGGGGCAACTGGTGCTGGGCAACCGGGTGATGTTCGGCACGGTGAACGCGTCGGACGGGGACTTCAGCGCGGCGCTGGAGGACCTGGCGCGCTTCCGCGCCCGCTGGCCCGGGAGGCTGGAGGCGCTCATCACCCAGCGCCACCCACCGTCGGAGTTCGCGAAGGTGGTGGAGTCGAAGGGCGGCATCAAGCACGTCATCACTTTCCAGGAGCATGCCCGGTGAATCGCAACGTGGACCTGAAGGGCGGCGTCGCCATCGAGGACCATGGCGTCATCGGAGACCTGCGCACCGTGGCGCTGGTGGGCCACGAGGGCACCATCGACTGGCTGTGCTACCCGCACTTCGACAGCCCCAGCCTCTTCGCGGCGCTGGTGGACCCGGAGAAGGGCGGGTACTGGCGC
Protein-coding regions in this window:
- a CDS encoding glucose 1-dehydrogenase, producing MKAVAITFPSREVRVVDIPEPRLHSPTEVKVRTLEVGVCGTDQDILKGHHGAAPKGEDHLIPGHECVGEVVEVGAHVQGLKAGDLVVPRVRRPCPHTRCPACRHGHPDFCVTGDYTERGIQGAHGFCAEFFVEDAAYLHRVDDALRGVAVLTEPLTIAEKGLREVAHIQTRLPWKTSPGKALVLGAGPVAQLGAMLLMRAGYETTAYSRSPKPNEKAAATEAMGVPYVSSKEVTVEDLKKRLGGGVDVIYEATGASKVAFDSLKVLEENGVLIFTGVPGREEPLELHGDEVLGQLVLGNRVMFGTVNASDGDFSAALEDLARFRARWPGRLEALITQRHPPSEFAKVVESKGGIKHVITFQEHAR